The Haloplanus sp. CK5-1 genome segment CGCAGTGGTCTTCCTGTTCGCACTCGGATCGTACCTCGAAGGGCGGACGATGCGCAAGACGCGAAACGCCCTCGAAGAACTCCTCGAAATGACGCCAGACACAGCCACTGTGCGCCGCGACGGCGAGCAAAAAGAAGTGCCCGCCCGCGAGGTCGAAGACGGCGAGATAGTTATCGTCAAGCCCGGCGAGAAAATCCCCGTCGACGGTGACGTCGTCGATGGAGAGAGCGCCGTCAATCAGGCGCCGGTCACTGGCGAAAGCGCGCCCGTTCACAAGGCTGACGGCGACGAGGTGTACGCCGGGACGGTCAACCAGGAAGGAGCCCTCGAGGTCCGGACGACCGGTGCTGGGTCGGACACGACGCTCCAGCGGATCATCCAGCGTGTCGAAGAGGCCCAGGAGGCACAGTCGCCAACGGAGAGCCTCATCGACCGCTTCGCGAAGTACTACACGCCCGGTGTACTCGCGCTGTCCATCGGCGCCTACGCAGTCACGCAGAACGCGATTCTGTCGCTGACGCTGCTGGTTATCGGCTGTCCCGGCGCGCTGGTGATCGGGCCGCCAGTCAGCATCGTCTCTGCAATCGGGAATGCAGCTCGGAGCGGCGTTCTGATGAAAGGCGGCGAGCACCTCGAACGGGCCGGCAAGATCGACCTTGTCGCCTTCGACAAGACCGGGACGCTCACGAAAGGCGAAACGACTGTCGCCGACGTTGCCGGGTTCGACGCCGAAGCCAGCGACGTGCTGGAGCTTGCAGCCATCGCCGAGAAGAAGAGCGAGCACCACCTCGGCGACGCCATCCTCGAGGCGGCACAGGACCGTCCGGCCGCAGTCACCGATGGCGGGACGGAAGCTGTTCAGGCAGACGCCGAATCAGCACCCACGGAAGCACGCTCAGTCCCCGACCCGGACGACTTCGACGTGGTCGCCGGCAAGGGCGTCATCGCTCACCAAGGCGGCCGCGAGATCGTCGTCGGGAACCGCTCGTTGCTCGACGAGCGCGATATCGAGATCCCCGGCGAGGTTGCGGAATACGTCCGCGAGCGCGAGGAGCGCGGCGAGACTGTCGTCCACATCGTGCGTGACGGCGTCGTCATCGGCGCTATCGCCATGCGTGACGAACTACGAGAGGCGGCGCCCGGCGTCGTCCAGGAGCTTCAGGACGCTGGTATCGAGACGGTGATGCTCACCGGCGACAACGGGCGCGTCGCTGCCGCAGTGGCCGAAGAAGTCGGTATCGACGACTACCGCGCCGAACTGCTGCCCGAGGACAAGCAAGCTGTCATCGAGGAGTTCCGCGACGACGGGCACGTCGTGGCGATGGTCGGCGACGGCATCAACGACGCGCCCTCGCTGGCGACCGCCGACGTCGGCATTGCCATGGGCGCCGCCGGTACGGATACCGCCATCGAGACGGCGGATATGGCGCTGATGGCCGACGACCTCGAACGCATCCCGTACGCTGTGAAACTCAGCAAGGCCACGCGGTGGAACATCTACGAGAACGTCGGCCTCGCGGTGCTGACGGTGACGCTCCTGCTGGCGGGCGTCCTGACGAGCTACGTCACGCTCGCGCTCGGGATGCTCGTCCACGAAGCCAGCGTCCTCGCCGTGATCGGCAACGGAATGCGACTACTGCGGTACTGAACAGCATCGAATCACAAACGAGCGAATACAATCACAATGACAGAGAACACGACTCCGACCGACACGAACCGCCCCGAATCGAACTGGACCGTCGAATACGATGTCGAACCGATCCGGATCCGCGACCCAGTCGCGGAAGCACTCGCCGTCCTCGAACCCGGCGACCCGTTCGTCGTCACCTACGAGGACGTCGTGAAAGCAGCGGGTCATTCCTGTCCGACCGCGTCCGGCGCTTACCGGATCGCCCAACTGGGCCTCGACGCGCTGTATCCCGACGACGTCGCTGTCCGAAGCGAGGTCGAGGTACTCGCAGCAGGGCCGCGTGACGACGCGACGTACGGCGTCATGGGACGGCTCATCTCGTACGTGACCGGCGCCGCCCAAGAAGACGGCTTCGGTGGGCTCGCCGGCGGCCACGGTAATCGCAAGAACATGCTGACGTTCGATGCGTTCGACCCCGATAGTGCTGCCCCGACGTTCCGGTTCCGCCGGACCGACACCGACGAAACCGTCGAGGTGACCTACCACGTCGGCGACGTTCCGGATGGCGGGCCAGCTCTCGGCAACCTCCAACAGATCATCGATGGGACGGCCAGCGAGGAAGAACGCGAACTCTTCGCAGAAGTCTGGCACGGCCGCGTCCAAGCTGTCCTTTCAGAGGATTCTCTGTTCACCGTGACGACCATCGAACACTGGCAATAGAACACTCGATTTTAGTTCCACCGAGCCTACTAGTAGTTCCTCGCCCGGTAGTGTTCCGAGCGTACATTTCTGATATACTATTAGAATTATCTAAAAATAATATAGATGGCTTCAGCCAGAGTCTATCGTGGAATGAGATTCATCCGTAGTAGCCGCTCTTTCTCTTCGTATCTCGGAAACTGCCGATGATGACGAGTCTGGAATGAGGTCTGCCGAGAGTCCAGGCATCTGTCAGCTTCGGATGATCGTGCTGTATACAACGCGCGAATTCAGCAATTGGTGCTCGCATGGCCATCGCTCTCTGAGCCTTACTTCCACTCTTCGGACTCCGATTCTGCCTGCAACTCACCCTTTGCTTGCCGTCTGTCTGGCCAGAAGGTCAGAATCAGCACAGTGAGATAGTACACCCCAATAGTTCCGAGAACGAATTGACCCGGCACTTGGCCAACGGTCGCAGTTCCAAGGAGTCCGGTGGACGTTGTTGCAAACACGGTTAGCCGGACGAGCCAGGCGACGATCAAAACGGAAATCAAAGCGAAATAGACCCGTCGAAGCCGGCGCGAAACAGCTTCGACTACTGGTATTTTCATCGTTGGGTCTCGAAAATCGCCGCTGAGAAGCTCACGCCAATTGGATTGCTCTACGCCATCCGGATCGAGGGCGTTTGCGAACACGTTCTCTTCGATGAGGCGTACTCGAGACCGCCAGATATCGTACACGCGGTAGCGACGCGATTCGATGCCTAAAAATACAGATACCATAACAATCCCTATGATGAGGATGTAGTGCGGGCGTGACTCTCCCGAGAAAGCCCACGTGAGTAACGTCGCTGTCAATACAACAGCCCAGTTGGTCGTCCTATCGATCCGTGTGCGCCAGGACGTAGTGCGACCCATCTCACCACGATATGCGTGGCCCATGAGCGAGAGAAAATCCCCGCGTTCACCTGCTACCTCACCGGCAATCTCGCGTTCTTCAGGCGACTCTGGGTCGAAATCGGACGGATTATCCGACATACTGTACATATGGACAACCGATAGGTAAACGCTCCCGTGTGTGGAGTTGCTGACTACAAGCTCTGAGTCGGGCACGCACTTTCTGACAAAGTCGGGGAAGTAATTCAGCGAGTGCTGAATAGAACGCGCGAATCGGTCGCATAGCCAGCTTGTTTCAGACAAGAAACGTGCCTGGAGAACCAAGTAGGATGAATAGACTAATCAAAGCGACTATGGCTCCACAGTACGTGTTTCTATACAGTTTATTCAGATGGATGAGGGTGTCCAAGGCGTCTCTGATATATACAAGTTAGCCTATGAATCGGCACTTGCGGGCATCGCAATCGCAGATTTGCAGGGCAACTTATGCAAAGTGAACCCTGCGTTCACCGATATGTGGGGCTATGATGAAGACGAAGTCATTGACCAGCCAGTAACCGACTTTTGGGCGGATCCTGCCAAAGCAGCCTCGGTAGCAGAGGATGTTATTGAACATGGCGAATGGGAAGGGACACTCGTTGCGGAAACAAAAGACGGGAATACATTCGAGGCCCAGGCCTCAGCCAGCGTCGTAACGAATGAAGATGGGGAGCCAGCCTACATTATGTCCTCGTTTATAGACATTTCCGAACTGGCCAGCCGTGAGCGCGAACTCCAGCACAAGAACGAACAACTGGAGCAGTTCGCAAGCGCAATTTCACATGATCTTCGGAATCCGTTAAATGTTGTACAGGGGCGAATTGAATTGGCCCAAACAGAGCATGAGAGCGATCACCTTTCAGAAGCGGCGTCGGCACTGGAGCGGGCTCAAGCGATCCTTGATGATGTACTGACGTTGGCACGCGAGGGTGAAGAACTCGGTGAGACTGAACCAGTTGATCTTGCGATGGTCACTAACACGTGTTGGAGGGTGTCATAGAACAGTTCGCATACCAAAGAGCAGGGTGAACGCTGAGGTGGAATGAGTTCAGCGACCCTGCAAGATGATCCTTCGGTAGAATCGTTCTTCAATGCCGTGGAAACGGAGACGTTGGCGTTGTTCGAGCACCTCTCCTTCGAGTTTCTTGAAGGGTTCGACGTGTTCGCCCCGGCGGAGACGGGGCGAACACGAGATCTTGAGCCGCCCGAGATGATGCGTGGCTTTCTCCATTGCTATTACAAGAACATCTACGGTATCCGTCCGGTTGCACGAGAACTGAACAACACCGTTGTCTGGCTCAGCTGTAGCTTCGATCGACCGCCGTCGAGAGACGCGGTCGATCGATTCCTCACTGATCTTGAGCACGTTGTTGACCGGGTCTTCGACCATCTCGTCGAGCAGGCCGCCTTGCGGGGCCTGCTCGACTTGACGTATTCTATCGATTCAACCGACGTGAGAGCGATGCCCGCCGATCCAGACGCATTGAAGTGCTATGATCCAACCGATGACGAGTACTACTACGGCTACGGCTGCACGATCGTCTCAACCGGGCAAAAGATCCCGATTGCAGCCGAGTTCACCGAGAGCAAACAAGCACCAGAAGAGACGGCGATGCGCGTCACGCGTGACGCGCTCGCCGTCGGGAAACCGATGTGGATGCTTGGAGACAGTGCCTACGACACGCTCGACTGGCACGACCACCTGCTGGCCGCAGGGGTCGTGCCAGTCGCTCCGTACAATCCACGAAACACCGACGACCCGAAAGATATCGAGTACAGGGTAGAAGACCGCATTGAAAAACACAGCAACGACGTTCAGCTGAAGCAATCAACGCTAGACGAGACGTACAACCGCCGGAGTGGCGTCGAACGAACCAACGAATCAGTCAAGGGCTGCGGCCTCGGGCGAACGCACGCCCGAGGCCGCGTCCATGCACGAGCGCAGGTGTTCCTCGCGTTGTGTCTGCGCCTCGTCGTCGCAATCACCAACTACGAACGCGGAGACAATCCGGGAAGCACAATCATCACGGTGTGAGAAGAGTTCTATGACACCCTCTTTGGTGAGTAGTTGGTGAAAGGCTCGGTTGCCGTCCATCAAGTTCTCGGTGTCGAGGTCGCGCTTCAACGACGAAATGAACTTGTCTACGTTCTCTTCGGTCACGTCCTCGTTAAGCGCGACGACCTGTTCGGCCAGCAAGTTCCAATAGACTACTTCGTGGCTTTGGCGTTCGTAAGCGTCGTCAAGCACGTTCGCACCTCGGTCGCCGTCTTGACCGTGAGTTTCCCATCCAACGCCGTCAAGCCACGAAAGAAGCGAGCGTTCAACGCCCTGTTCGGATGGGATACTAACCATGCTGTGCGATTTCGTCAGGCACCTCTATGTTAGTGTCGGTTGTACTGACTGTTCCCGAGAGCAAGTCTTGCATGAGGCCTTGTTTGACCCGCCGTAGCCGGTCGGCATATTGTAAATTAACCATCTTTTGTTCATGTAGGCTGTCGAGTGCGTCTGTAATTTCTCGCTGTTCGTCCAAGGTAGGGAAAGTCACATCAAAGAGCCGGAAATCGTCGGTATTAAGGTCTAATACCGTACTACCAGATGCGAGTGCTTCCAAGAAGTTCTGGTTCCAATTAATGAAATAGTAGAGATAACGCGTGGTGAGGTGTTCTTCATAGTCGCGGAGAATAAGCCAATGGTCATGGATACAGGTTTGCATTCCCGTGATTCGGGCCGCTCCGACAGTACCAGCGTTTGACACAATCAGAGTACCTTCATCTACTAATTTACTACTTTGACTTCCTTTTTCAGTTACCATATCGTCTGTTGATGTGATTGTGCGGGAGTCTCCCCTGTCCCTGTCGCTAATCTTAATGATAGGAATATCCTCACCCCACAGGGAATCGTCGCTCTTTGGTCGGGGATGTGCCCCCCGCGTCACATTCATTATCTCTTCGGCTGGTTTCGTTATCCATTCACTCGGGTGCCGAGGTAGCCGGTTCCGATGGTGAGCGTCAATTGTTTCATCATGTTCATAATAGCCGTCCAGCAAGAGAGATTGCATGAGAGCCTGTTTGGCACTTTCAGTTTGATTGATGATTTCCTCGGTCTTCTGAATCGCTTGGTCAACGTTGTGAAGTACGGTGGCGATTTTGCGCTGTTCCGAGAGTGGTGGAAGGCCGAACTCAAAGTTACTGAAGAGGTTCCATGAGGTTCGCGGCATACGCGTGCCAGCCGAGGTGCGCCGAGCGTAGTCATAGGCGGTTTTTGAACTCAAGCGGTACAATAGGTACTTCGAGTTGACACTCTCTTTACCAACGATGGGGAAAATGTCGGTCGAAGCAACCCCCTCAAAACTGGGCTGTGCGGATTTCTCAAGATTGGGGCGGAGTTTTGCGAATAGAACATCTCCGGCCTTAAAATATCGTTTAGTGCTTGACAGGCCGTCAATCGGTTCCCACCCCGGGTACGGCATATTTGGGTTGATATGTTCAAGTCCGACGTGCCTCTCTAAATCCACCTCTTGCGGGTCAACATTTTCCGACCGTTTTCGAGACACGTCTTCAAGCCGCACGACTTGCCACCCCTGACCCTGACTACTCTCTGTATTGTCCTGAAACTCATCCAGAGTCGCGTCCTCACTCATAGTTCAGCACCCCCATATGCTGATTCATTTTATTCTCTATCTCGTCCCGCTCGGCTTGTAACTCACGTAGTTTCCCAAGTTCTTCCTGTACGTTTATTTCTTCTTCCGGCTCGGTCGTGTCGACGTAGAGTGCCACATTTAGATTGTAATCGTTCTCTCGAATCTCGTCCAGCGATACCGTTCGACTGACACGCTCCTCACTCGTCCAGTTGTTGAAATTCTCTACAATGTGGTCAAGACCTTCGTCAATTAGAATATTCTGACTGGATTCATCTTGATAGAAGGCCTCATCGTCGGCGTGAATGAATTGTACTTCGTTCTCACGCTCGGCGGGCTTGTCAGTATTCAGAACAAGGATTGCTGACGGGATTGGAACATTCTGGAAGAGGTTCTCGGGAAGTGCGACAACCGCTTCCACCATATCGTTCTCCAACATATACTCCCGATACTTTGCTTCGTGCTTACGGAACAGCACACCGTTGGGAATAACGATAGCCGCCTTCCCGCCCGAATCGTCGCCTCGCTCGGGGTCTTTCAGTTGCTCGGCCATGTGCATAATGAAACTGTAATCCCCTCTGTCGGCGCGGGGGAGTTTCTCATGCCAATGGAAACGCCCCCATGGGTCGTCCTGAAGTTCTTCTTTTGACCAGTTGGCCGAGAACGGGAAGTTCGCCAGCACCCGGTCGAAACGCGTCAGTTCGTTATCCTCGTCATTGGTGAACTCCGGACTCGCCAACGAATCCTCACGCTCTATCTGACCATTGAGGCCATGAATAGAGAGGTTCATTTTGGCGATAGCCGCAATGTCCGGATTGATTTCTTGCCCGGTGAAGGTCATTTTCGACGGGTCGCCACCCTGTTTCTCGCGGTAGTATCGAGCCGCCTCAATTAGCATACCACCGGAGCCGACAGTCGGGTCATGGAACGTGTGGCCGTCTTCAAACTCGTCTACGAGTCGGACACAGAGGTTGACGATTTGCGGGGGTGTGAAGAATTGACCCCCATCCTTCCCTTCTTCTGAAGCGAAATGTCGAACTAAGTCCATATACGCCTCACCGAGCATGTCCGGCGGAATGCTGTCTCGGTCAAGGTCGTGCTTCGAGAGGTGTTCAACGAGTTTCCCGAGCCGGTTGTCGTTCAGCGCGTCGGCGTCGATGTAATCTGTTCCCTCAAAAACTCCCTTCAGTTCCGGATTTTCCTCGGTAAGCGCGTCGAAGGCTTCGTTTAGGGCTTGGTCTACGTTATCTGAAACAGAGCGAACGTCTTCCCACGAATGTCCCTCGGGGACGACTGGAATATCGTATAGATTCTCTTGGCGGGCGAAATCCTCACCATACTCTTCGACGTTCTCGGCGTATTGTACCTCGAACTCGTCAGAGATTGATTTATAATATAATAATGGTAAAACATATGACTTATAATCTGTTGAGTCTACAGCGTCACGAATTATGTCGGCACACTTGAAGAGGTGAGTGTCCAGTTCTTCCAGCGAGATAGTCATAGTTGTACCATTCCACGCGGGCGTGTTATTTGCTCCGGTGAAGTTCGGGGACGACCGCGAGGTTGCCGAAGCGTACCTACGCATATTCTAAATCGGTTGGCTGGTCGCTCTGTCAGTAGCCATATTGTCGTTCATTCCCTATATTGGAATGAAAGAAGACAAATTAAATAGCCAAAAACAAAACATACATACACATAAATCTCATAGAACCACTTGGAACATGAGCCAGTTTCAAAGAACAACAATCGGTTGTGACCTGAAAACTCGGAGACGGCTTCAGTCACTCAAACGAGGCGGCGAGAGTTATGACAGACTTTTGAATAAAATGGCCGACCAGTACAACCCGGAGGCGAACCAATGAACTCCAATCACCCTACGTCGACAGAAATCGAAGTGTTGCCAAGTCAGGGCGAGTTGGCCCGTGCGATTGAGGCGATTGCGGGAGATTCGTCAACATCAGTTCCCGAAGAGCGTCTTCGCCGTGAACTCGTAGCGAATCACCCGGCTGTAGGCCAGTTGACCGACGAACCAGAACAGGCAATTCAGATTTCCGAAACCGTCGAACAGGGGCTTCTCTACCGTGACGACAAGGGGCTTCTTCGACTCAATGACTCCACTCACGTCTCGTCGATAAGTGTGACTCGTATCCGATGATTGACCGAAGGAATGCGCCGTGGCCGGAGAGTGTCCAAGTCCAACCGGCCCGGTGGTATTGCCCGCCAACTAATCGCTGTGACAGACAACTATGCCAAATCAAAATAGCGTCTATAAGAATATAGAACTACCGGATAAATCGCACTCGTTGGACGTTCTCCCCGAGGGTGAGCCACTATGTATACCAATTCAACGCGGGTCAAAAAGGCCAGAAAGAACGGGGTGGCAACAGACCGAGAATCGTATTTCTCCCGCTCGCGCAATGGCGAGAGTTCACGGTGGGGGGAACTACGGACTGTCAGTCGGCTGTGGCACCGACGAGTTCGGAAAACTGGTCGTGATTGACGTAGAGAAGGCTGGTGTGCTACCGCCAGACGCGGACACATTAGTCAATGAATATGCCCTCATGTCGTGGGAGTCGCCCCACGGTGGACACAACCGATTGCTCCGCGCGTCCGAAGACGCATTTCATATCCTTGATTGGAAAACAAAAGTCAGTCTCACCGACGACGCCGGTCATGACGTGGAACTGATTACCGGAGTCCAAGCCGTTGGGCCGGGGTCACGAATTAGTCATAGCCATTGCGAGGACTCGAAACAGAACTGTCCGAGCGAAGGGATAGGACGGTACGAATTGCGGACAACGAATCCCGAAGCACCTCTCTTGACCGAATCGAAAGCCGACCAGTTGGCTGAACACCTTGGAATAGATTTAGAAGGTCGTTCAGGGACAACCAGCCTACAAAACGACGAGACAGACCCGGACTACGACTATGACCAGCCCGACGTGGCATACGCTGAAGCGTGTCTGACTGAAATGCAATCTGACGCCACGGTCGCGTTCAAGTGCCTCATGGGTCGTCTTCAGGGTGGAACCGGGTTCAAAGACGGTCTACGACTACCAGAAGGACGAATCGACCGGAGTCAAGTAGACCTCGTGACCGTTTCTGACCTGTTCGGCGTTATGCTTCAGTACGGTGGAGAGGTAGACGAACAGCGTGCAAGGGAACTGGCTTACGCGGTCTATTCGGACTACTGTAACGAACAGGTGTGGATGAAAGACGGTCGTCCTCGGAAATGGAACCGTGACGAAGCGTACCGACGAAGTACGATTGAAGCGGCTGTAGACTACTTCGACAGCAACCAGTTCTCACGATTTCGCAACAAGGAACGAGTTGGCGACCGCGACACAGATACCGACGACTACGGCAAGATAATCTATGGTGTCGTTCAATTCGCACAGAATTATCTCGTCGGGGAACTACCAATAGATACAGACGCCGACATTGTTGACCAACTCTGTGAATTGGCTTCGGTTTACGGCTTCACGCTCGAACGCGACCGGGCTTCGGCGCTGTACGGGGAGCACCCCCTGTGTAACAATAGTACCCCCTTCCACGGGAACGGCGGGTGTCTACCACCAGAGAAATACCCGACCAAGCAAGAGGTAGTTGACGCCGCACAGATTCTCAATCCCACCCGTTCGAGGGACTCTCACGATAACGCTCTCAAGCGGTTTCGGCGCGACGGGGCTTTCACAATGGCTTGTATAAAATACGGAGTTGACTACCGCTACTACCCGTCTGACCTACCTGACCCTAAAGAAGCCGAGTATACTCGAACTGGTGGCGAGAAACACGACATACCGAGACAATAGCGCTCCGCTGAAGGCCGAACCGGTCAAAATTAGGTTGGAATGTGGGACTCCTACCCGGTCGCTCTGAAATCGACACCGGGGGGTGTTTTCGGAGAACCCCGCCGGGCCGTCTATAGACCTATCAAATTATAATCTGAAATTACCAATCTTCTGAAATAGGTCGCGGACTCTGACCGACAACCCCTCAATATGTTGATAGGTGGGTGGACGGAGAAAACCGGTTTTCAGAGGCTCTATAGCCGACTAAGAGATAGGTAGAGAGGCGTGTAGCACACCTCTACGGCCCTTTAGGGCCGTCTCTCTGGTGGCCACCCGACCTACACGCTCGTATAGTATAGATAGCCAGTAGAGCGCATAATACCGTATCCCATACCCACCGGGTACCGGGGGACACCCGTCGGGGCCACCGGGACTGGTAGTCAGGCCACCGGGACTGGCCCGGTGGGGGTCAGGGGTTCGAGGGCGTCTTCGGCGTCGATGGGGCGTCGATGGTCAGCGTCGTCGGCGCCGATGGACAGGGGGCCCCGGTGGGGGATGGGTGTTGGGGGACAGACTACCCCCCTACTCGCGGACACGTTTGTAGCGCTCGCCGTCAACGAGATACCCCCTTTCGACGCGCTCTACAGAGATACCCTCTTTCCAACACCCATATCCGAGTTGGCGTTTCGTCAGGCGACGACCGGATTTGACGCCCTCGAAAACGGCGTCCATAGGGTAGGTCACAGACCACTATTAGCGCTGTTGGGTATCGAGAGTTTCGGTGGTGATAGAGAGACGCGATTTTCTGAACTTGCTCCCACTCTCGCTCTGACAGTCATATTCAGCGGAAATCTGTCGACCGTTCGTGGCCCATACAGGCTGTTCAGGCCGGTCGTGACGGCCCCCTTCGACGGCGTAGGAATGCGTCGATGTAGGGCTTCGACGGCGACAGGGGCGAGCTGGCGGACGAGAATGGGCCTGTGGCGGTCATAGAGTGTGCTATTTTAGAAAACTCGTCTATCAATGGCTTTTTTATAATTTTAATATCCATGTTACCGCTCCGAGCAACTCGGCCCCGACCGTCATTTGTCCGGTCGGCTTGAAGCGAACGCACTCTTATTGAAGATGTATTCGTAGGTAATCTCATTGGGTCGTGTCTCAAAGAGTTTCTTCCCTTCTTTCGGTTCAATCTCGAACCAGCGTCCGGGAACCGTCATGGGTTCAGTCTTCTCTTCATTGAACTCCGTCTCATACACCACATCAATCCAAAAACAGAACTCATAGAACTCCTCTCGAAATGATTCTCCGACTCCCGACTGAAAATCTCCGTAGCCCTGACCACTCGGGTCAGGGAACGGTGGTTTCCCTCGAAACTCTACTTTTCTTTCAGTACCTATAATGTCGCGTTCCCTCAATTTCTCTCCTTCTTCGTACCGGTGTATATTGTGTTCGACTGTGAACACCTCAATGCTATCCCGATTTCGAGAATCGGAAACCATGTTCACATCGGCTTCTGTGGGGAATTCGACCATTGTACGGAGACGTAAGTTCTTGGCTAAACCCTCACCGAAATTTGAGAGGTAGAGCGTAATCTCGTCTCCGTTCATTTCCCAATCCGAGATTTCAATCGAAGGAGTCTGTTCTATTTTTAACAGATTGTATTGCTGGCGATAGAGCCACACAAGTAGAACGCTCAAAATCAACGAACCAAGCGCTCCGAGAACTTGACCCCATTTCAGTAACCAATCGAAGAACGGAGTATATGGCGAAAGGAGTGACATAAACGAAGCAATCGGGGCCACCGATAAGAATCCCGAGGTCAGGGATTTTTCAGTCACACGGTGTTGAGTTCGTCCAGCCGACCGTAGGACACGTCGTCGGGGTCGTCGTCGCTCAATTCGTACTTCGCCAAGTACCGTTCAACTGTAACTGGCGAGCAATCGAACTCTTCAAGCGCCGCTATCTCTTCCGCTGTAAGGCCTTTATCCTCGAAGAGTCGGCGGAGTGTCGGTTCGTGACGCCACGGTCGAACTATGCCATGTCGCTCTAAGAACACCGTGACGTGGCTTTTCGAGACACCGAGTGCGTAAGCGATTGCTCGGGGGGACAGGCCGAGTTCGTTGTAACAGTACGAGAGAAAGTCTTTGTCGCGCCACGGTTGCTCGTCCGGAATTTCGTCTTCGGAAAGGCCGAAGGACATACCGAGTTCTATGCCCCGTTGACAAGTAACGATTCCGCGCTGGTCACTCGTAATAACTCACGCGTTCGACAACTTCCGCGAAGGCGACGTTCTCGCGCACATCAGTAATTTCAACGGTGACGCGTTCGCCCTGTTCGGTGTCGGGTACGATAACAACGAAACCACGTTCGACACGCGTAATACCGTCACCCTGTTCTCCGAGGTCTTCGATTTCGACGGTTCGCTGTTCGCCCTCTTCGACAGGTGGTGTCTGTCGGGCTGGCTCGGGCTGTGTGTCGGCTTCAGTCTCGTCGTCGTCAATCACATCGGATTCCTCGGTCGAAGGTGACGGTAGAACGGCTACGCGATACGTCTCGCCTTCCTGAACGTCGCCAAGTTGAATCTCTTGCTCGGGAACTTCAACAACGTAGGAATCGCCTCTCTCTTCGATATTAGCCGAAAACAGACAACGGAGTTGGTCGGAAATTTCCATTTGTAGACCTTAGAACGGATACGCGACGAGGAAGAGTTAATGCTGTTGTCTCGGACTACTCCGGCGCAACCACCTTTTCACAAGATGGACACTCCGCCCACACGCCGCTGGTTTCGTCGTCCTTCT includes the following:
- a CDS encoding class I SAM-dependent DNA methyltransferase, translating into MTISLEELDTHLFKCADIIRDAVDSTDYKSYVLPLLYYKSISDEFEVQYAENVEEYGEDFARQENLYDIPVVPEGHSWEDVRSVSDNVDQALNEAFDALTEENPELKGVFEGTDYIDADALNDNRLGKLVEHLSKHDLDRDSIPPDMLGEAYMDLVRHFASEEGKDGGQFFTPPQIVNLCVRLVDEFEDGHTFHDPTVGSGGMLIEAARYYREKQGGDPSKMTFTGQEINPDIAAIAKMNLSIHGLNGQIEREDSLASPEFTNDEDNELTRFDRVLANFPFSANWSKEELQDDPWGRFHWHEKLPRADRGDYSFIMHMAEQLKDPERGDDSGGKAAIVIPNGVLFRKHEAKYREYMLENDMVEAVVALPENLFQNVPIPSAILVLNTDKPAERENEVQFIHADDEAFYQDESSQNILIDEGLDHIVENFNNWTSEERVSRTVSLDEIRENDYNLNVALYVDTTEPEEEINVQEELGKLRELQAERDEIENKMNQHMGVLNYE
- a CDS encoding TRAM domain-containing protein: MEISDQLRCLFSANIEERGDSYVVEVPEQEIQLGDVQEGETYRVAVLPSPSTEESDVIDDDETEADTQPEPARQTPPVEEGEQRTVEIEDLGEQGDGITRVERGFVVIVPDTEQGERVTVEITDVRENVAFAEVVERVSYYE